In the genome of Candida albicans SC5314 chromosome 6, complete sequence, the window ttttaaataatccGTCTCTTGTATAATTCAAGTTAATCTTGGGGTTCGCCCCGCCCCGCCCTGCCCTCCCCCCCTTTCATGAATTAGTCTTTATACTTGAAACTTTCTAATCAAATCAGAGCTAGTTATATATCACCAGTCCTAGTACATGAATAATATAATGGTTAATTTGATATTCTGCCTTTGACAAGCTGAACGATGATCTCTATCATTTAGTGAAGagtaaacaaaaaaaattgaaccaaAAGTATGCTAGTTGACAACAACATGTAAGCCGCCCCTTTTACAACATTATGTAAACTTGACCTATTGccattgtttttttttttattaattaaacttTCCATTTCCTTTCCCATATAATCTGTAAAGTTCTTCGTTCGTTCGTCAAATTTGGTTTCCCAATTTTCCAAACGAAGAAGCCCCTTGTGTGAAGGGGGGAAAAAAATGCATATAAACGCGCTACTTTGCatgatttttcaacttcCTTCTTTACCCTTTCCTTCACCCTTCTTTCTTTAggttaattcaatttttcaagattAGTAGACgattattcaaatcaattcaaacaGATATGCCATATTACGCTGTTGCTAAAGGATCAAAAACTGGTGTATACAGTAATTGGGGTGATTGTAAAGAACAAGTCCACGGTTATAGTGGCGCATCTTATAAGAAATTCAGTACTGCTGCTGAAGCCAATGCATTCGTGCAAAGTGGGGGCAAATCAGGATCAAGTTCATCTTATAGTTCCGGAGGTAGATCATCAGGTGGAATTTCTGGTTCTAGTCGCTCATCAGGTGGTTATTCTGGTGGTTATTCCGGTGGTTATTCCGGTGGCTATTCCGGTGGCTACTCTGGTGGTAGCTCAAAGcgttcttcttcctcttcaacatcttcttcttctactactactaatcGTGTTTATGTTGATGGTGCTTCAAGAGGAAATGGACAAACCAGCAAGGCTCCATCAGGATATGGTGTTTATTATGGTCCTAATGATTCAAGAAATGTTGCTGTTCCCTTGGATAGAGTAGATAAAAACACTTCATATAAACCTACAAATCAACGTGCTGAATTACATGGTGTGAAACAtgcattgaaaaatatccaCAATGATTTACAACTGGGTAAAGCTACGGGGAAAACCGAAATTCATAGTGATTCGAAATATGCTATTCAAAGTGTTAATGAATGGTCCAGTAATTGGGCAAAGAATGGTTGGAAGAATTCCAAAGGGGAAACTGTTGCTAATAAAGATTTGATTCAGGAAACTGTTGCATTAAAAAATAGTATTAACAAAACTTATCAAGATAAAAATTGGGGAAATTTGGAATTTGTTCATGTTAAAGGTCATGCTGGTGATCCTGGTAATGAAGCTGCTGATAGATTGGCAAATCAAGGAGCTGATCAATATGGCAAGAAGTAGGCATTTTCTAGTAATTAAGTGTTTATATATGCATATATGTACTGAAactgaaattgataaaatatttatttactattcaacaacaaacatcATCATATTCGTGTATTTGCTTTACCTATGCTATTTAAAGagaccaaaaaaaaaaactcctCCTTATTTCAATAGTTATACATACTTCTTTTCCTGTGATTTTTTAacttttatcaatttggcAATAGTTTGTAATACTCTGCGTTGTTTGAAATGGATTTGAAcaccaaattcaacaagCCATAATGGCAAGAAACGACTAACCCAATGCAAGAAATAAGATCTGGCTCCatgatataaattaaatccCGGATCACGCCAAGAGACAATATCTCTGACAACTTCTTTAGCATATTGTTCCGGTGATATATTTAAATCACGACTCATCATTGCTGAACTTCTGATTGATTCATAAACACCATCAACATCATAGAATGAATCACCTAATGATGTTTTAATATTACCATCACAGATAGCAGTATCGACCCCACCGGTTATTACACTGTGAACCCTTACACCAAATGGTGCCATTTCCCCATGCAACGTCAAGGCATAGGCATCAATGGCAGCTTTGGTGGCATTATATGCACTAACCCAACTTAAGGGAACTCTAGCTGCAACAGAACTTGTGAAAAGAATAGTTCCTTTAGCATTGATAATCAAAGGAGCAAAATATTTTGTCATATTAATTTGACCAATTACATTGACTTGGAAAactttattcaattgtgtttcatcaatttcaattgctGGACCTGAAATAGATATACCAgcattattatataatacATCTAATCTTCCTCCGGTTATTTCTTCgacttttttcaaaacagtcttgatattatcaatatctGTGACGTCTAATGGGAGAGATATGACACCATATTCTTGTTCCAAAGGTTTTTGACCAAATAAAACCAGTTGTGGGGAACATCCAATGACTTTATAACCTTTTTTCGATAATTCAATGGCAAGATTATATCCAATACCGGAAGAAGCACCAGTGACTAAAGCGTATTTAGGAGACAttaagaattgaattgaattgaattgagttgagttgaatttggttaaagatgaaaagtaataaaaaaaagaagacgggct includes:
- a CDS encoding RNA-DNA hybrid ribonuclease (Putative ribonuclease H1; possibly an essential gene, disruptants not obtained by UAU1 method; flow model biofilm induced; Spider biofilm induced) is translated as MPYYAVAKGSKTGVYSNWGDCKEQVHGYSGASYKKFSTAAEANAFVQSGGKSGSSSSYSSGGRSSGGISGSSRSSGGYSGGYSGGYSGGYSGGYSGGSSKRSSSSSTSSSSTTTNRVYVDGASRGNGQTSKAPSGYGVYYGPNDSRNVAVPLDRVDKNTSYKPTNQRAELHGVKHALKNIHNDLQSGKATGKTEIHSDSKYAIQSVNEWSSNWAKNGWKNSKGETVANKDLIQETVALKNSINKTYQDKNWGNLEFVHVKGHAGDPGNEAADRLANQGADQYGKK
- the AYR2 gene encoding Ayr2p (Putative NADPH-dependent 1-acyl dihydroxyacetone phosphate reductase; shows colony morphology-related gene regulation by Ssn6p), which produces MSPKYALVTGASSGIGYNLAIELSKKGYKVIGCSPQSVLFGQKPLEQEYGVISLPLDVTDIDNIKTVLKKVEEITGGRLDVLYNNAGISISGPAIEIDETQLNKVFQVNVIGQINMTKYFAPLIINAKGTILFTSSVAARVPLSWVSAYNATKAAIDAYALTLHGEMAPFGVRVHSVITGGVDTAICDGNIKTSLGDSFYDVDGVYESIRSSAMMSRDLNISPEQYAKEVVRDIVSWRDPGFNLYHGARSYFLHWVSRFLPLWLVEFGVQIHFKQRRVLQTIAKLIKVKKSQEKKYV